TTTTAAGCAGACCATGGAAGCAGATGATAGAACGAGCTTCCTGAAACCACAGACCACTCTCCCGTATCCAGCTTAAAAAAAAGATCAACTTGAACAGTTATCCCAAGTCACTGTTAACTGTACTAAAAGGTGAAGTAAGTTCACCActatgttattttaaaactaagaGTTCAGTTAACCCTGGGTGACAAAAAACCAAGATGAGGAACTGAAGAGTTGTCCATATAAGGCCAGCTGATAAGAACACACCCATGAAGACACTGGGCATAAAGCCTTACTTGACAAGTCAGAATTTCTACTAAGGGCAGAGCAAGGGGCAGCAGAGAGCTACTTCTGCAACATTTTAGTATCCAAACAGCATAACAGACACTGTTCCCAAGGACAATGTATACTCCATTAATCACATTGAATAAAGCAaatgctttattcatttttcttttctttttgtttcagaaGCTTGTTTATCTCTCTTTTGGCCATTCCAATGTATTTCGAAATGATTCCATGTTGGTTCAGTCCAGGAAGCAAAAGTAAgaaagtcactttaaaaaaaaaaaaaagttacagaggCAGCAATTAACTTTCTAAAGACGACTACATTTTACAAGAAGCGAATTCCTCAGACTAAGACACTCTAATGGGAAGAAGCAACATGATATCCATTATTCTCGTTGGTATTTATCCCCAGAAGCTTCTGGTCTCATACCTCCCAATCTCAAGTAACACACACTGCCTATTTTTACCTCACGCACAATACTGTCTACCTTGGTTATCAGTTCTGTGTCTGTCTTCTGCTAAGACCACAAACTCACTGAAAACAAGGACCCAGCTTTTAGTCATCTTTTTATGCTCACACAGTTCCTTAATCACTGCCTGGAACTCAGTGAGCAAGGAACATACTGTTTACTGAATTCCAGTTAAACCGGCCAGGATTGTGCAGAGTACTTCCCCAGAGACTTACCTATCAGGTAGGTGAGGAGGAGGTTATGGACCTGCTGTCCGACCCAAGCAACCGCAGCCAGAGAAACGATCATGGTCATGAAgtactaataatgaaaataacaagAATTTATCAGCTCCTCGGAACAGAGTAAGAACTGAAACTTTAGGAGGTTGTTTCTAAGGTTGGAAGATAACTCAGTTTTTATTcgcacttttctttaaaaagatttagcatctatatattatataaaacctACAGAAAACTCCCTAGGTTTATTTTACAGAATCTAGATACATTCTCTCCTACAATAACTGTGATTCTATATGTAAATTAAGTAGTTTATAATATAAATTACACTACTTTCACAATTGATAACGTCACATAGTAACCTCAAGTGAAGCTAAAAGAGAAGTAtgtatcttttatatttatttcagtaagtaaaaagaaccagaaaaaacTCACTCTacaatgaaaaatgcaaaatgtaatTTTAACTCTCAGTAtaattgataaataaatatttatgaatgtgCTCAGAGGAGTTAAACCAACACATAATGATAAACATACAACTAGAGTAAAAGAGAAAGGCTTTGGACTATGATGTAAAATCTGACACAATCTTAAAGTGTTGCTCTACTTAAATAAGTCAAAACCAAAAAAGTACCATTTTAGGCTTTTCTTCCTTTAGTGTAAAGAGGCGTTTCCACCAGCCCACAGCTCTGCGTCGCGTTTTTACTAGATTGCTGCAAATTTCATGGAATCTTTGCTGTTGCTCAGTGGTCCTAGAAAAAGAATTTTCCTCTTTACTATAGACAAATCTAAATATTAAACAGAAGTATACCATCCTCTCA
The sequence above is drawn from the Cervus canadensis isolate Bull #8, Minnesota chromosome 32, ASM1932006v1, whole genome shotgun sequence genome and encodes:
- the ARL6IP1 gene encoding ADP-ribosylation factor-like protein 6-interacting protein 1; this encodes MAEGDNRSTNLLAAETASLEEQLQGWGEVMLMADKVLRWERAWFPPAIMGVVSLVFLTIYYLDPSVLSGVSCFVMFLCLADYLVPILAPRIFGSNKWTTEQQQRFHEICSNLVKTRRRAVGWWKRLFTLKEEKPKMYFMTMIVSLAAVAWVGQQVHNLLLTYLIVTFLLLLPGLNQHGIISKYIGMAKREINKLLKQKEKKNE